The following are encoded together in the Synechococcales cyanobacterium CNB genome:
- the murJ gene encoding murein biosynthesis integral membrane protein MurJ, which produces MSAVTEPQDATKPRPSSQTDDHAGHKGLSSAVRVISSLTLVSRIAGLARDLVTARIVGDSALGSAFMAAWAIPNLFRRLFGEGALAAAFLPEYARASRDDPEISDRFATLTVFVLALVTGVLLLVGEGVLLAFLFLAPPDPDRVLSLRLMMLMLPFMPLVCVAAILGGMLQAHGRFGPTAAAPVLLNVFVIAAGLPHFFVPDADPVRTAYFIGISAVLAGVAQVAWSLFALRGRVTWRRGFARAAEPARRMMRRFLPVVVGMGTIQLNSLVDTLIAMWPVWFGPTVLGMSYPLDPASNSVLAYTQRLYQFPLGVFGIAVATAVFPMLARTSEDPHAFLSTLRRGLRLSFFIGLPASLGLLLIREPLTGVMYGGPGSAFSNEGVRRAAAVLLGYAPGVWAYSLNHVVTRAFYAAGNTTTPMRVAIGVVGLNMLLNVTLIWPLGEAGLAWSTSISATVQLLVLIQLSKRLTHAPAFDRETLAGCGRVLAASLVMMALVWGAMLPVGSPESWSGRLVAVAVAVTVGGVAYPIAAVALRCPELRWLIR; this is translated from the coding sequence CTGTCGGCCGTGACCGAGCCGCAGGACGCGACCAAACCCCGGCCCAGCTCGCAGACCGACGATCACGCCGGGCACAAGGGTCTGTCATCGGCGGTTCGGGTGATCTCGTCGCTCACCCTCGTGTCCCGGATAGCCGGCCTGGCCCGCGACCTCGTGACGGCACGCATCGTGGGCGACAGCGCGCTCGGCTCCGCATTCATGGCGGCGTGGGCGATCCCGAACCTCTTTCGCCGATTGTTCGGCGAGGGCGCGCTCGCCGCGGCATTCCTGCCCGAGTACGCCCGCGCGTCGCGCGACGACCCCGAGATCTCGGACCGCTTCGCCACGCTGACCGTGTTCGTCCTGGCGCTGGTCACGGGCGTGCTGCTGCTCGTGGGCGAGGGCGTGCTGCTCGCATTCCTCTTCCTCGCTCCACCCGACCCGGACCGGGTTCTCTCGCTGCGGCTGATGATGCTCATGCTGCCGTTCATGCCGCTGGTATGCGTCGCGGCGATTCTGGGAGGGATGCTGCAGGCCCACGGACGGTTCGGGCCGACTGCTGCCGCCCCGGTGCTGCTGAACGTGTTCGTGATCGCGGCGGGCCTGCCGCACTTCTTCGTGCCGGACGCCGACCCGGTGCGGACGGCGTATTTCATCGGGATCTCGGCGGTGCTGGCGGGGGTGGCACAGGTCGCGTGGTCGCTCTTCGCCTTGAGGGGGCGGGTAACGTGGAGGCGGGGGTTCGCTCGAGCGGCCGAACCGGCGCGGCGGATGATGCGCAGGTTCCTCCCCGTCGTCGTGGGCATGGGAACGATCCAACTCAACTCACTCGTCGACACGCTCATCGCGATGTGGCCGGTCTGGTTCGGGCCGACGGTGCTGGGCATGTCGTACCCGCTCGACCCGGCTTCGAACAGCGTGCTGGCATACACGCAGCGGCTGTACCAGTTCCCGCTGGGTGTCTTCGGGATCGCGGTTGCGACGGCCGTGTTCCCCATGCTCGCCCGCACCTCGGAAGACCCGCACGCGTTTCTCTCCACGCTGCGGCGCGGACTGCGGTTGTCGTTCTTCATCGGGCTGCCGGCGTCGCTCGGGCTGCTGCTCATCCGCGAACCGCTGACGGGAGTGATGTACGGCGGGCCGGGCAGCGCGTTCAGCAACGAGGGGGTGCGCCGGGCCGCGGCGGTGCTGCTGGGTTATGCGCCGGGAGTGTGGGCGTACTCGCTGAACCACGTCGTCACGCGGGCTTTCTACGCGGCGGGAAACACGACGACGCCGATGCGAGTGGCGATCGGGGTGGTGGGCCTGAACATGCTGCTGAACGTGACGCTCATCTGGCCGCTGGGCGAGGCGGGTTTGGCGTGGTCCACGAGCATTTCGGCAACGGTGCAGTTGCTGGTCCTGATCCAGCTCTCGAAGCGGCTGACCCACGCGCCGGCGTTCGATCGGGAGACGCTCGCCGGGTGCGGGCGCGTGCTCGCGGCGTCGCTGGTGATGATGGCGCTGGTCTGGGGCGCGATGCTGCCCGTCGGCTCGCCCGAGTCATGGTCGGGTCGGCTGGTGGCGGTCGCGGTTGCGGTGACGGTCGGCGGGGTGGCCTACCCGATTGCGGCCGTGGCGCTGCGGTGCCCGGAGTTACGCTGGCTGATCAGATAG
- a CDS encoding entericidin A/B family lipoprotein, with protein sequence MTTRIVIRAVPVLLAAGVFGIAACVLSACNTVKGAGEDIKAVGQAGEDLITGNKSEKKD encoded by the coding sequence ATGACTACTCGGATCGTCATTCGGGCTGTGCCTGTGCTGCTGGCCGCGGGTGTCTTCGGGATCGCGGCATGTGTGCTGTCGGCGTGCAACACCGTGAAGGGAGCGGGCGAGGACATCAAGGCCGTGGGTCAGGCGGGCGAGGACCTGATCACGGGCAACAAGAGCGAGAAGAAGGACTGA
- a CDS encoding SDR family NAD(P)-dependent oxidoreductase produces MCAVGVQHREGSGRGHQGRGSGGRGPDHGQQEREEGLTRVPSVDLRGLPIAITGASSGIGRATALACARAGMPVAIAARREDRLAEVVAEIEREGGRAIAVRGDVDDPGDCRRLVERTIDAFGLIYAAFANAGYGLEKPIHETTDAEARAIFETNFWGTLNTLHAALPPMLQAGRGHLLVCSSCLAKMGTPLHGFYSATKAAQDHVARAMRIELAGRGVYVSSVHPIGTRTEFTSRKSEMNPERPPTRPPLMQDASVVASATVRCLRRPRGEVWTSLPARLLFALGCAMPGLADRAMARWMRRTER; encoded by the coding sequence ATGTGTGCTGTCGGCGTGCAACACCGTGAAGGGAGCGGGCGAGGACATCAAGGCCGTGGGTCAGGCGGGCGAGGACCTGATCACGGGCAACAAGAGCGAGAAGAAGGACTGACCCGCGTGCCCAGCGTTGACCTTCGCGGGCTGCCGATCGCCATCACGGGTGCGAGCAGCGGGATCGGGCGTGCGACCGCGCTGGCGTGCGCGCGGGCGGGAATGCCGGTGGCGATCGCGGCGCGCCGCGAGGACCGGCTTGCCGAGGTTGTTGCGGAGATCGAGCGGGAGGGAGGGCGGGCAATCGCCGTGCGGGGGGACGTGGACGACCCCGGCGACTGCCGGCGGCTGGTGGAGCGGACGATCGACGCTTTCGGCTTGATCTACGCCGCATTTGCGAACGCCGGCTATGGGCTGGAGAAGCCGATCCACGAGACGACGGATGCGGAGGCGCGGGCCATCTTTGAGACGAACTTCTGGGGGACGCTGAACACGCTTCATGCCGCGTTGCCGCCGATGCTTCAGGCGGGACGGGGCCACCTGCTGGTGTGTTCGAGTTGCCTGGCGAAGATGGGGACGCCGCTGCACGGGTTCTACTCGGCGACGAAGGCGGCCCAGGACCACGTGGCGAGGGCGATGAGGATCGAGTTGGCGGGTCGAGGCGTGTACGTGTCGTCGGTGCACCCGATCGGGACGCGGACGGAGTTCACGTCCCGCAAGAGCGAGATGAACCCGGAGCGCCCGCCGACGAGGCCGCCGCTGATGCAGGACGCGTCCGTGGTGGCGTCCGCGACGGTGCGTTGCCTGCGCCGGCCGCGAGGGGAAGTGTGGACAAGCCTGCCTGCGCGGCTGCTGTTCGCGCTGGGATGTGCGATGCCGGGCCTTGCGGACCGCGCGATGGCGCGATGGATGCGACGGACGGAGCGGTGA
- a CDS encoding FAD-dependent thymidylate synthase, which produces MGGASRIEIPVLDHGFIALVDVMPRLVPEGQTADAAIVQAARVSYGQGTKRVSEDRGLIRYLLRHRHTTPFEMVELKFHVAMPIFVARQWIRHRTANVNEYSARYSIVRDRFYMPTVDAVRKQSRSNRQGGEETFRIDEAAEVRTAEEFVEFLRTVESAYEKYLGLTERGVSRELARIGLPVNVYTEWYWKCDLHNTLRFLSLRMDPHAQQEIRAYAQAMHDLIVPILPLTMEAWRDYEMESVRLSRLEVEALRSIASGGERAIATENARERAEWEAKRAWLGFGDRA; this is translated from the coding sequence ATGGGCGGCGCGAGCCGTATCGAGATTCCCGTCCTCGACCACGGCTTCATCGCGCTCGTTGACGTCATGCCTCGCCTGGTTCCCGAGGGCCAGACCGCCGACGCCGCGATCGTCCAGGCCGCACGCGTCTCCTACGGCCAGGGCACCAAGCGCGTCAGCGAGGACCGCGGCCTCATCCGCTACCTCCTCCGTCACCGCCACACCACCCCCTTCGAGATGGTCGAACTCAAGTTCCACGTCGCCATGCCCATCTTCGTGGCCCGCCAGTGGATCCGCCACCGGACCGCGAACGTGAACGAGTATTCCGCCCGCTACTCGATCGTCCGTGATCGCTTCTACATGCCCACTGTGGACGCGGTCCGCAAGCAGTCGCGCTCGAACCGGCAGGGTGGCGAGGAGACGTTCCGCATCGACGAGGCCGCCGAGGTGCGCACCGCCGAGGAGTTCGTCGAGTTCCTCCGCACCGTCGAGTCCGCCTACGAGAAGTACCTCGGCCTGACCGAGCGTGGCGTGAGCCGCGAACTCGCACGCATCGGCCTCCCCGTCAACGTCTATACCGAGTGGTACTGGAAGTGCGACCTGCACAACACGCTCCGGTTCCTCTCGCTGCGCATGGACCCGCATGCGCAGCAGGAAATCCGGGCCTACGCCCAGGCCATGCACGACCTGATCGTGCCGATCCTGCCGCTCACGATGGAGGCTTGGCGCGATTACGAGATGGAAAGCGTCCGCCTCAGCCGGCTCGAAGTCGAAGCGCTCCGCTCCATCGCTTCCGGCGGCGAACGTGCGATCGCCACCGAGAACGCCCGCGAGCGCGCCGAGTGGGAGGCCAAGCGCGCCTGGCTCGGCTTCGGCGACCGCGCCTGA
- the mutS gene encoding DNA mismatch repair protein MutS has translation MRQYARFKRQHPDCLLFFRMGDFYELFFDDAVTVSRALGLTLTQRTEGVPMAGVPHHQLENYLRRAVGMGFRVAVAEQVQDPKEAKGVVDRALTRVVTAGTLVDESLLDDASPNRLAALAFTDHAVGIAVVEVSTGAFTVSACSPENVADELARLGVREVLYADTANGQPPERVRSVVRAVGASLTGRPAWHFRHDEAAEALREQFRVATLAGFGLEEGSPEVQAAGVIVRYLRETQTPEGGGHREAAASLSHLRPPRREPTTGVCVVDAVSLRALEVERTLRGGDDTDGSLLGLFMRGGRAGLCRTAMGRRLLRDWLCRPLGERAAIEARQRCVATLVEDRRAAKELGDALERVQDVARIGGRVALARATPRDVVAIARSVEMLAAIAAVVEAAPAFAPQAAALVHVRGGLEPLAARIAEACVESPPPHLREGGLIRDGFDAQLDEARTLQRDAGAWLARYQERIARDTGMPALKVGFNKVFGYYVELTAAQARDFGDALASHGFVRKQTLKNAERYVTPELREFEHKVTTAESRAVDREQELFRELCAAAAGQLDTLREYAETVAELDALLALADKAAQRRWVRPAIADEPLVRIHGGRHPVLDETLGHDFVPNDAEIGGENASLALITGPNMAGKSTYIRQVALIVLLAQVGSFVPADRASIGVFDRIFTRVGADDALHRGQSTFMVEMVETAHILNHATARSLVILDEIGRGTSTLDGLSLAWAVAEWLGGGQHAHAAPITLFATHYHELTDLESRLPGRVMNLRVAVRELTGHDGHPEIVFLHRIEPGRADQSYGIHVARLAGLPRPVVDRAREILASLAVHSADLTSTNGRPAAALAPPDGQLGLFTEYLPHPAVEELRELKLDALTPLEAFDALRRLQQRAALGAD, from the coding sequence ATGCGCCAGTATGCGCGCTTCAAGCGGCAGCACCCAGACTGCCTGCTCTTCTTTCGCATGGGCGACTTCTACGAACTCTTCTTCGACGACGCCGTCACTGTCAGCCGCGCCCTCGGCCTCACCCTCACCCAGCGCACCGAGGGCGTGCCCATGGCGGGCGTCCCCCACCACCAGCTCGAGAACTACCTCCGCCGCGCGGTCGGCATGGGCTTCCGCGTCGCCGTGGCCGAGCAGGTGCAGGATCCGAAGGAAGCCAAGGGCGTCGTGGACCGCGCGCTCACACGCGTCGTGACCGCGGGCACGCTCGTGGACGAATCACTGCTCGACGATGCCTCCCCAAACCGCCTGGCGGCCCTCGCGTTCACGGATCACGCCGTCGGCATCGCCGTCGTCGAAGTCTCGACCGGGGCGTTCACGGTCTCCGCCTGTTCGCCCGAGAACGTCGCCGACGAACTCGCCCGTCTTGGCGTTCGTGAAGTCCTGTACGCAGACACCGCCAACGGACAGCCTCCCGAGCGCGTTCGTTCCGTCGTTCGGGCGGTCGGCGCGTCGCTCACCGGCCGCCCCGCCTGGCACTTCCGCCACGACGAAGCCGCCGAGGCGCTGCGCGAGCAGTTCCGCGTCGCTACGCTCGCGGGCTTCGGCCTCGAAGAAGGCTCGCCGGAAGTGCAAGCAGCCGGCGTGATCGTCCGCTACCTCCGAGAGACGCAGACCCCGGAAGGGGGGGGACACCGCGAAGCAGCCGCGTCGCTCTCCCACCTGCGCCCGCCGCGACGCGAGCCGACCACCGGTGTCTGCGTCGTCGACGCGGTCAGTCTCCGCGCTCTTGAAGTCGAGCGCACGCTCCGCGGCGGCGACGACACCGACGGCTCACTGCTCGGCCTTTTCATGCGCGGCGGCCGCGCGGGGCTGTGCCGCACCGCGATGGGAAGACGACTCCTCCGCGACTGGCTCTGCCGGCCGCTCGGCGAGCGCGCGGCCATCGAGGCCCGCCAGCGGTGCGTCGCCACGCTTGTCGAGGACCGCCGCGCCGCCAAGGAACTCGGCGACGCCCTGGAGCGGGTGCAGGACGTGGCTCGGATCGGCGGTCGAGTCGCCCTTGCCCGCGCGACGCCGCGCGACGTCGTCGCCATCGCGCGCTCCGTCGAGATGCTCGCCGCGATCGCTGCCGTGGTCGAAGCCGCGCCGGCCTTCGCCCCCCAGGCTGCCGCCCTCGTCCACGTCCGCGGCGGCCTCGAACCGCTCGCTGCCCGCATCGCCGAGGCGTGCGTCGAGTCCCCCCCCCCGCACCTCCGCGAGGGCGGCCTGATCCGCGACGGCTTCGACGCCCAGCTCGACGAGGCCCGCACGCTCCAGCGCGACGCGGGCGCATGGCTCGCCCGGTACCAGGAACGCATCGCCCGCGACACCGGCATGCCCGCCCTCAAGGTCGGCTTCAACAAGGTCTTCGGCTACTACGTCGAGCTTACCGCCGCCCAGGCACGCGACTTCGGCGACGCGCTCGCCTCGCACGGCTTCGTCCGCAAGCAGACGCTCAAGAACGCCGAGCGCTACGTCACGCCCGAACTCCGTGAGTTCGAGCACAAGGTGACGACCGCCGAGTCCCGCGCCGTCGATCGCGAGCAGGAACTCTTCCGCGAGCTCTGCGCCGCAGCCGCCGGCCAACTCGACACCCTGCGCGAGTACGCCGAGACCGTCGCCGAACTCGACGCTCTTCTCGCTCTCGCCGACAAGGCCGCCCAGCGGCGCTGGGTCCGGCCAGCCATCGCCGACGAACCGCTCGTCCGCATCCACGGCGGGCGCCACCCCGTCCTCGACGAGACCCTTGGCCACGATTTCGTCCCCAACGACGCTGAAATCGGCGGAGAGAACGCCTCTCTCGCCCTCATCACCGGCCCGAACATGGCCGGCAAGAGCACCTACATCCGGCAGGTTGCCCTGATCGTGCTCCTCGCGCAGGTCGGCTCATTCGTGCCCGCCGACCGTGCCTCCATCGGCGTTTTCGACCGCATCTTCACCCGCGTGGGCGCGGACGACGCCCTTCACCGCGGCCAGTCCACCTTCATGGTCGAAATGGTCGAGACCGCCCACATTCTCAATCATGCCACCGCTCGCTCGCTCGTCATCCTCGACGAGATCGGCCGCGGCACCAGCACGCTCGACGGCCTCTCGCTCGCCTGGGCTGTCGCCGAATGGCTCGGCGGCGGTCAGCACGCCCATGCCGCACCCATCACGCTCTTCGCCACCCACTACCACGAGCTGACCGACCTCGAATCTCGCCTCCCGGGCCGCGTGATGAACCTCCGTGTCGCCGTCCGTGAACTCACCGGCCACGACGGCCACCCCGAGATCGTCTTCCTCCACCGCATCGAGCCGGGCCGCGCCGACCAGTCCTACGGCATTCACGTCGCCCGCCTCGCAGGGCTGCCTCGCCCCGTCGTGGACCGCGCCCGGGAAATCCTCGCCAGCCTCGCCGTGCATTCCGCGGACCTGACCTCGACGAACGGCCGACCCGCCGCCGCCCTCGCGCCCCCCGACGGCCAACTCGGCCTCTTCACCGAGTATCTTCCGCATCCCGCTGTCGAGGAACTCCGTGAACTCAAGCTCGACGCTCTCACGCCGCTCGAAGCCTTCGATGCACTCCGACGGCTTCAACAGCGTGCCGCGCTCGGGGCGGACTGA
- the rfaE2 gene encoding D-glycero-beta-D-manno-heptose 1-phosphate adenylyltransferase, whose product MDTLLRHLDAWRPFRALVVGDFMLDELVYGDAERLSADAPVPVLRVRSTERTPGGAASLTLDLAAMHGGVAVFGVTGDDTEGRILRDALDKAGVETAGLIADSARPTTLKRNLVGLAQQRHPQKMFRVDHESRDPLGQEARRRLLSAFDAALASADVVCVEDYDKGVCDEAVCREVIRRATLAGVPVFVDPARIADYSKYAGASVITPNRNEAEFATGFPTAAAATPEQCVHLAHDLLGRLSCEAVVLTLDRQGALLLERDAPPVAVPTLARQVYDVTGAGDMFLAALAAARANGCSWPDAVRFANAAAGLEVEVFGTQPIPLRRIHHELLLRAGAIVGKTRSLEQVAVEVAARRDQGQTIVFTNGCFDVLHAGHVALLERAAEMGDFLIVGLNDDESVRRLKGDARPVNSQDDRARVLGALAAVGAVVLFTEDTPMRLIEAIRPDVLVKGADWGRDGVVGREFVESTGGRVELVDLVEGRSTTATLERIRSRDG is encoded by the coding sequence ATGGATACGCTACTGCGCCATCTCGACGCCTGGCGGCCCTTCCGCGCCCTCGTCGTCGGCGACTTCATGCTCGACGAGCTTGTCTACGGCGACGCCGAACGGCTCTCCGCCGACGCGCCGGTCCCCGTTCTCCGCGTCCGCAGCACGGAGCGCACGCCGGGGGGGGCTGCGAGCCTCACGCTGGACCTGGCCGCGATGCACGGCGGCGTGGCCGTTTTCGGCGTGACAGGCGACGACACCGAAGGGCGAATCCTTCGCGACGCCCTCGACAAGGCCGGGGTCGAGACCGCTGGCCTGATCGCCGACTCCGCACGCCCCACGACGTTGAAGCGCAACCTTGTCGGCCTCGCCCAGCAGCGCCACCCACAGAAGATGTTCCGCGTCGATCATGAGTCACGCGACCCGCTCGGGCAGGAAGCGCGTCGCCGGCTCTTGTCCGCCTTTGACGCCGCGCTCGCCTCAGCGGACGTGGTCTGTGTAGAGGACTACGACAAGGGCGTCTGCGATGAAGCGGTCTGCCGCGAGGTCATCCGGCGCGCGACACTTGCGGGCGTGCCGGTATTCGTCGATCCGGCCCGCATCGCAGACTACTCGAAGTACGCAGGGGCGTCGGTCATCACCCCGAACCGCAATGAGGCCGAGTTCGCCACCGGCTTCCCCACGGCCGCGGCGGCCACCCCCGAGCAGTGCGTCCACCTCGCCCACGACCTGCTCGGTCGGCTCTCGTGCGAGGCCGTGGTGCTCACGCTGGACCGCCAGGGCGCGCTGCTGCTCGAACGCGATGCCCCCCCCGTTGCGGTGCCTACGCTCGCCCGTCAGGTCTACGACGTCACCGGCGCGGGCGACATGTTCCTGGCCGCGCTCGCGGCGGCACGGGCCAACGGGTGCTCGTGGCCCGACGCCGTCCGCTTCGCCAACGCCGCCGCAGGCCTCGAAGTCGAGGTCTTCGGCACGCAGCCCATCCCGCTGCGCCGCATCCACCACGAACTGCTCCTGCGCGCCGGCGCGATCGTCGGCAAGACCCGGTCCCTCGAACAGGTGGCCGTCGAGGTCGCCGCACGCCGCGATCAGGGGCAGACGATCGTCTTCACCAACGGCTGTTTCGACGTTCTGCACGCCGGCCACGTCGCGCTGCTGGAACGGGCGGCCGAGATGGGCGATTTCCTGATCGTGGGACTCAACGACGACGAATCGGTCCGCCGGCTCAAGGGCGATGCCCGACCCGTCAACAGCCAGGACGACCGTGCCCGCGTTCTGGGTGCGCTCGCGGCCGTCGGCGCCGTCGTGCTCTTCACCGAGGACACGCCGATGAGGCTCATCGAGGCCATCCGCCCGGATGTGCTCGTCAAGGGCGCGGACTGGGGGCGCGACGGCGTCGTCGGACGCGAGTTCGTCGAGTCCACCGGCGGTCGCGTCGAACTGGTCGATCTCGTCGAGGGCAGGTCCACGACCGCAACCCTCGAACGCATCCGGAGCCGCGACGGGTGA
- a CDS encoding TrkA family potassium uptake protein codes for MHHHRSLTRTDAGVDASGPDRDDRGHVPRSRRPSHAARGAHARGERPQALRLRPRQRPPRLIPTEPRMDRFAVIGLGRFGGRLATNLAAAGHEVLAIDKDREIVEEFSGRVTLAVCLDSTDEEALRSQGIQKFNAAVLGIGADFEALTLSTVILKQIGVPRVIARAWSPTIARILARIGADEVVSPEEESADRWANRLISPRFLNQIEFHEGYSVVEIEAPKKWVGQTLVELNLRAKAGVHVVAIRREGANDARAGGPRIEMPRPDEPLRQTDILVLMGRDDDLRRLPRDE; via the coding sequence ATGCACCACCACCGGTCTCTCACTCGGACTGACGCAGGAGTTGACGCCAGCGGGCCGGACCGTGATGATCGCGGCCATGTTCCTCGGTCGCGTCGGCCCTCTCACGCTGCTCGCGGCGCTCATGCTCGGGGCGAGCGTCCGCAGGCCCTACGCTTACGCCCACGACAGCGTCCTCCTCGGCTGATTCCCACGGAGCCACGCATGGACCGTTTCGCCGTCATCGGGCTTGGGCGCTTCGGCGGCCGCCTCGCCACCAACCTCGCCGCCGCGGGGCACGAAGTCCTCGCCATCGACAAGGACCGCGAGATCGTCGAGGAGTTCAGCGGCCGCGTCACCCTCGCCGTCTGTCTCGACTCGACCGATGAAGAGGCCCTCCGCTCGCAGGGCATCCAGAAGTTCAACGCCGCCGTGCTCGGCATCGGCGCGGACTTCGAGGCGCTGACGCTCAGCACCGTCATCCTCAAGCAGATCGGGGTGCCTCGCGTCATCGCCCGGGCATGGTCGCCGACGATCGCCCGCATCCTCGCCCGCATCGGTGCTGACGAGGTCGTCAGCCCCGAGGAGGAATCCGCCGACCGCTGGGCGAACCGCCTCATCAGCCCGCGCTTCCTCAACCAGATCGAGTTCCACGAGGGGTACAGCGTCGTCGAGATCGAGGCCCCGAAGAAATGGGTCGGCCAGACGCTCGTCGAGTTGAACCTGCGGGCCAAGGCCGGCGTCCACGTCGTCGCCATCCGGCGCGAGGGCGCGAACGACGCGCGTGCTGGCGGCCCCCGCATCGAGATGCCCCGCCCCGACGAGCCGCTCCGGCAGACCGATATCCTCGTGCTGATGGGGCGGGACGACGACCTCCGGCGCCTCCCGCGCGACGAGTAG
- a CDS encoding potassium transporter TrkH yields MTTLQAATGPRRAGHRLAGMAWPLLRTTLAALAAVGVALEHGFYEPPLTTAIVRVGQSACLLAYFVLAYRLARSSSRLTEQFRFGPAEWGVALAAALGALFGAIDAHGPAWRVVEAVAILRFAAELWGLNVALARVLERPGVLFPMSFIVLIVLGTFILKTPVATPADNPISWLDAGFTMTSAVCVTGLVVRSTAEGFTPFGQAVIAIFIQLGGLGIILFGSTLAMLIGRSLSLRENLSLSQMLNDMPMNRLLNFGRFVLLTTLGIELVGAVFMYPLWEAAPGETLTPLRRAGLSAFHSISAFCNAGFDLTGRSLEGVRYGLIAHAVILPLVVLGGLGFPVLADVTGVLRYRIMRLVRRARGRPVPPRRPGEGWLALHSKLVLVTTLVLFLVGGTVFMAGQLLPNPRDPAATPRVDVLEAVSDATFMSVAARTAGFNTIPMNEVSPVGRTTLMTLMIIGGAPGSTAGGMKVTTLAVLVLSVVATLRRREETEAFGRAISDTLVRRAGTLGLCYAALITTITLLLTFTESAPFEVIVFEAVSGCTTTGLSLGLTQELTPAGRTVMIAAMFLGRVGPLTLLAALMLGASVRRPYAYAHDSVLLG; encoded by the coding sequence ATGACGACCCTCCAGGCCGCGACCGGCCCCCGGCGCGCCGGCCACAGGCTCGCCGGGATGGCGTGGCCACTCCTCCGAACGACCTTGGCCGCTCTGGCCGCCGTCGGCGTCGCGCTCGAACACGGCTTTTACGAGCCGCCGCTGACCACCGCCATCGTCCGCGTCGGGCAGTCCGCCTGCCTGCTCGCGTACTTCGTCTTGGCGTACCGCCTCGCACGCTCGTCCTCGCGGCTGACCGAGCAGTTCCGCTTCGGCCCGGCCGAGTGGGGGGTCGCCCTCGCGGCTGCGCTCGGTGCGCTCTTCGGCGCGATCGACGCCCACGGCCCCGCATGGCGCGTCGTCGAGGCCGTGGCCATTCTTCGCTTCGCAGCAGAACTCTGGGGGTTGAACGTCGCCCTCGCCCGCGTGCTGGAAAGGCCGGGGGTGCTCTTCCCGATGTCGTTCATCGTGCTGATCGTCCTCGGCACGTTCATTCTCAAGACGCCTGTCGCGACGCCCGCCGACAACCCGATCTCGTGGCTCGACGCCGGCTTCACCATGACGAGTGCGGTGTGCGTGACTGGGCTTGTCGTGCGCAGCACCGCCGAGGGCTTTACGCCCTTCGGCCAGGCCGTCATCGCCATCTTCATCCAGCTCGGCGGGCTGGGCATCATCCTCTTCGGCTCCACGCTCGCCATGCTGATCGGGCGAAGCCTCTCGCTCCGCGAGAACCTCAGCCTGAGCCAGATGCTCAACGACATGCCTATGAACCGCCTCCTGAACTTCGGGCGGTTCGTCCTTCTCACGACGCTCGGCATCGAACTGGTCGGCGCGGTTTTCATGTACCCGCTCTGGGAGGCAGCGCCGGGCGAAACGCTGACACCCCTGCGCCGCGCGGGACTCAGCGCGTTCCACAGCATCAGCGCGTTCTGCAACGCAGGCTTCGATCTCACGGGTCGAAGCCTCGAAGGCGTCCGCTACGGCCTGATCGCACACGCCGTCATCCTTCCCCTCGTCGTACTCGGAGGTCTTGGCTTCCCTGTTCTCGCCGACGTCACCGGCGTGCTGCGCTATCGAATCATGCGGCTCGTCAGGCGTGCCCGCGGCAGGCCCGTCCCGCCCCGACGGCCGGGGGAAGGCTGGCTCGCCCTGCACAGCAAGCTCGTGCTCGTTACGACGCTCGTGCTTTTTCTCGTCGGCGGCACGGTCTTCATGGCGGGCCAACTCCTGCCCAACCCGCGCGACCCTGCCGCGACGCCGCGGGTCGACGTGCTCGAAGCCGTCTCGGACGCGACCTTCATGTCCGTCGCCGCTCGCACCGCGGGCTTCAACACCATCCCGATGAACGAGGTCTCACCCGTGGGCCGCACGACACTGATGACGCTCATGATCATCGGCGGCGCGCCCGGCTCGACCGCCGGCGGAATGAAGGTCACCACGCTGGCCGTGCTCGTCCTCTCCGTCGTTGCCACACTCCGGCGGCGAGAGGAAACCGAGGCGTTCGGACGGGCAATCTCGGACACGCTCGTACGCCGCGCCGGCACGCTCGGACTCTGTTACGCTGCGCTCATCACAACGATCACGCTCCTGCTCACGTTCACCGAGAGCGCGCCCTTCGAGGTCATCGTCTTCGAGGCCGTGAGCGGATGCACCACCACCGGTCTCTCACTCGGACTGACGCAGGAGTTGACGCCAGCGGGCCGGACCGTGATGATCGCGGCCATGTTCCTCGGTCGCGTCGGCCCTCTCACGCTGCTCGCGGCGCTCATGCTCGGGGCGAGCGTCCGCAGGCCCTACGCTTACGCCCACGACAGCGTCCTCCTCGGCTGA